The segment AAGACGAAACCAGCGAAACTGCCGTTGTTCCATCGACATCATAATCGCCAAAAACCAAAATATTTTCACCCTTGGCAATCGCTGATTCAATTCGGGAAACCGCTTTATCCATATCTTTCATCAGATACGGATTATGCAAATCATCTAAACTAGGACGGAAAAATTGGCGTGCCTGTTCAAACGTTTCAATACCACGCTGCACCAAAAGCGTAGCGACAAGTTCCTCAATTTTTAATTGAGAAGCTAAAGCTTTTACTTTTTCAGAAGATGGTTTAGGTTTGAGTGTCCAGCGCATGTTGAATTACGAATGATTGCAAACAAAAATACGTGAAAGGCTATAACAAATGATATAGTTTTTCTGTATATTTTATAAATAACAACCAAAATAATATTTGCTACTTTTGAACTATAAAAGAAATTCAAAATGCAAATTCAAGGTCAGATTGTCGACATTCCAAATCGCAAAATATATTCGGGTGAAATTACTGTGGAAAAAGGTAAAATCACATCAATAACGGAAGCAGCACACAACGTCAAAACCTATATTCTTCCCGGTTTTGTTGATGCGCACATTCATATTGAAAGCTCGATGTTGGTGCCTTCTGAATTTGCGAAGCTTGCGGTTTTACACGGAACGGTTGGAACCATTTCAGACCCGCATGAAATTGCAAATGTGCTTGGAAAAGATGGTGTTCATTATATGATTGAAAATGGTAAAAAAGTGCCGTTGAAGTTTCATTTTGGCGCGCCTTCCTGTGTTCCTGCTACCTTTTTTGAAACGGCCGGAGCCGTGATTGATTCGGAACAAATCAAGGAATTGATGGGGTCGCCCGATATTTATTATTTATCCGAAATGATGAATTATCCGGGCGTTTTGTTTGATGATGAAGAAGTTTTGAAAAAAATTGCCTGGGCGAAACATTTCAACAAACCGGTTGATGGACACGCTCCGGGATTACGAGGAGCGCCTATTGAAAAATATATTGCTGCCGGAATTTCTACCGATCATGAGTGTTTTACTTATGATGAAGCGGCAGAAAAATTATCGCTTGGAATGAAAGTCCTTATCCGTGAAGGAAGCGCGGCGAAAAACTTTGAAGCTTTGATTGATTTATTGCCGGACAATTTCGAAAACATGATGTTTTGTTCTGACGATAAACATCCGGATGATTTAATTGTTGGGCACATTAATTTGCTTTGCGCAAGAGCAGTTGCCAAAGGTTTTGACGTTTTCAAAATATTGCAAATGGCTTGCGTCAATCCAGTGAAACATTACAAAATGAACATTGGTTTATTGCAAAAAAACGATGCCGCTGATTTTATTGTAGTTGAAGATTTAACCAATTTCAAAGTGTTGCAAACCTATATCGATGGCGAACTCGTTGCCGAAAACGGGAAATCATTTGTAAAACACGTCGACTTTGAAAAACCTAATAATTTCAATACTTCTAAAAAGCAGGTTATTGAGTTTGATATCAGCAGTTCAGCTTCAAAAATTAGAGTTATCGAAGCTTTAGAAGGACAATTAATTACCAATGAAATTCACCACAAACCCAAAATAGAAAACGGAAAAATCGTTTCTGATATAGAAAATGACATTCTGAAAATGGTGGTTGTCAACCGCTACGAAAATGCTCCACCAGCGATTGCTTTCATCAAAAACTTTGGCTTGAAAAAAGGTGCGATTGCCAGTTCGGTGGCGCACGACTGTCATAATATTGTTGTTGTTGGAACTTCGGATGAAGAAATCTGCAAAGCAGTCAATATACTGATTGAAAATAATGGCGGCGTTTGTGCTGTGAATGGTGCTGAAACCAAATCGTTAGCACTTCCTGTAGCCGGAATCATGAGCGACAAAGATGGTTGGGAAACCGGTAAATTGTATCAGGAAATCGATGCTATGTCAAAACAATTGGGAAGCAATTTGAAAGCCCCGTTTATGACTTTATCATTCATGGCGTTATTGGTAATTCCCGATTTGAAATTGTCTGACAAAGGTTTATTTAGCGGGAATTCGTTCTCGTTTGTGGATTTGGAAGTGTCTTAAGAAGAAAGATTGCTTCGCTGAAAGATGTAAGACCGCTTCGCTGAAAGAAAAAAGATTTTATTCTTCGGAATCTCTTGCTTCTTGTTTCTTGCTTCTTACTTCTAAAACTTTCCCGCCAACCACAGCTACAATTTCTCCTTTTGGCGGTTTTGCCTCAAAATGTTTTAGCACTTCTGCCGCAGTTCCGCGAATGGTTTCTTCGTGTAGTTTAGATAATTCGCGCGAAACAGAAACCGGTCTGTCGGCTCCAAAATACTGCACAAATTCCGCCAAGGTTTTTACTAATTTATGTGGCGAAACATAGAAAATCATCGTTCTGTATTCTTCAGCTAATGCCAAATATCGGGTTTGTCTTCCTTTCTTTTCGGGCAAAAAACCTTCGAAAACAAATCGGTCATTGGGCAAACCGCTATTCACCAAAGCCGGAACAAAAGCCGTCGCGCCAGGCAAACAATCGACTTCAATATTGTTTTCGACACAGGCACGCGTTAGCAAAAAACCAGGATCAGAAATCGCTGGAGTTCCTGCATCAGAAATCAACGCAATGTTTTCGCCAGCCTGCAACCGCTTAATCAAATTCTCAACTGTTTTGTGCTCGTTGTGCATGTGATGGCTGTGCATGTGCGTAGAAATCTCAAAATGTTTTAGGAGTTTACCGCTGGTTCGCGTGTCTTCGGCCAAAATCAAATCGACTTCTTTCAAAACGCGAATGGCTCTGAAAGTCATGTCTTCAAGGTTGCCAATTGGCGTTGGAACAATGTATAATTTTGACATAGAAATAAAATAAACACAGATTTCACAGATTAGCACAGATTTAATTCGTGAAAATTTGTGAAATCTGTGTTATATAATTTTAAGAGAATTTTTTCTCAACGATTTCCATAAATCGTTCGATATAATCTTCTTCGCCAACCCAATAATTATAATCAGGAATCACCATTTCGTTGATGAAATTCTTGGCTTCTTCAAAGGTGTCAAAAGTGTTCAATTGGGAAATCACACGATTA is part of the Flavobacterium sangjuense genome and harbors:
- the ade gene encoding adenine deaminase: MQIQGQIVDIPNRKIYSGEITVEKGKITSITEAAHNVKTYILPGFVDAHIHIESSMLVPSEFAKLAVLHGTVGTISDPHEIANVLGKDGVHYMIENGKKVPLKFHFGAPSCVPATFFETAGAVIDSEQIKELMGSPDIYYLSEMMNYPGVLFDDEEVLKKIAWAKHFNKPVDGHAPGLRGAPIEKYIAAGISTDHECFTYDEAAEKLSLGMKVLIREGSAAKNFEALIDLLPDNFENMMFCSDDKHPDDLIVGHINLLCARAVAKGFDVFKILQMACVNPVKHYKMNIGLLQKNDAADFIVVEDLTNFKVLQTYIDGELVAENGKSFVKHVDFEKPNNFNTSKKQVIEFDISSSASKIRVIEALEGQLITNEIHHKPKIENGKIVSDIENDILKMVVVNRYENAPPAIAFIKNFGLKKGAIASSVAHDCHNIVVVGTSDEEICKAVNILIENNGGVCAVNGAETKSLALPVAGIMSDKDGWETGKLYQEIDAMSKQLGSNLKAPFMTLSFMALLVIPDLKLSDKGLFSGNSFSFVDLEVS
- the rsmI gene encoding 16S rRNA (cytidine(1402)-2'-O)-methyltransferase, encoding MSKLYIVPTPIGNLEDMTFRAIRVLKEVDLILAEDTRTSGKLLKHFEISTHMHSHHMHNEHKTVENLIKRLQAGENIALISDAGTPAISDPGFLLTRACVENNIEVDCLPGATAFVPALVNSGLPNDRFVFEGFLPEKKGRQTRYLALAEEYRTMIFYVSPHKLVKTLAEFVQYFGADRPVSVSRELSKLHEETIRGTAAEVLKHFEAKPPKGEIVAVVGGKVLEVRSKKQEARDSEE